A stretch of Oncorhynchus mykiss isolate Arlee chromosome 12, USDA_OmykA_1.1, whole genome shotgun sequence DNA encodes these proteins:
- the LOC110537367 gene encoding myelin proteolipid protein-like isoform X1, with protein sequence MFPVRQPWLCKALGCYDCCIRCLGAVPYPSLVATLLCFTGMALFCGCGHEALANTEVLAETYFARNIQDYVVLSSFIKYFQYVIYGLASFFFLYCILLLAEGFYTTSAVKQTFGEFRSTRCGRCLSLTFIIVTYVLAVIWLAVFAFTAIPVFFFFNMAQTCHTINILAETTPSINQHGWICMDARQYGLLPWNAMPGKACGMTLASICKTKEFFITYDLYIAAFAGAGIALLALFMYVVATTYNYAVLRFLGRKGLRC encoded by the exons ATGTTTCCGGTCAGACAACCTTGGCTTTGCAAAGCCCTag GTTGTTATGATTGCTGTATCCGCTGCCTGGGGGCAGTGCCCTACCCGTCCCTGGTGGCCACTCTGCTCTGCTTCACCGGCATGGCACTGTTCTGTGGCTGTGGGCACGAGGCACTGGCCAACACAGAGGTTCTCGCCGAGACTTACTTCGCTCGTAACATACAAGACTATGTTGTCCTGTCCTCGTT TATCAAGTACTTCCAGTACGTGATCTATGGCCTGGCCTCTTTCTTCTTCCTTTACTGCATCCTGCTGCTGGCCGAGGGATTCTACACCACCAGTGCCGTCAAGCAGACCTTCGGAGAGTTCCGGAGCACCAGATGTGGCCGCTGCCTTAGTCTGACG TTCATCATTGTGACATACGTCCTGGCAGTGATCTGGCTGGCGGTGTTTGCCTTTACAGCCATacccgtcttcttcttcttcaacatGGCACAGACCTGCCACACCATCAACATCCTGGCTGAGACGACACCCAGCATCAACCAGCATGGCTGGATCTGCATGGATGCCCGGCAGTATG GACTGCTGCCCTGGAATGCAATGCCAGGGAAGGCTTGTGGAATGACCTTGGCATCCATTTGCAAAACAAAAGAG TTCTTCATCACCTATGACCTATATATCGCTGCCTTTGCTGGTGCAGGGATCGCTCTCTTGGCTCTG TTTATGTATGTGGTAGCCACCACATATAACTATGCAGTCCTGCGGTTCCTGGGCAGGAAAGGGCTGCGCTGTTAA
- the LOC110537367 gene encoding myelin proteolipid protein-like isoform X2, whose translation MGCYDCCIRCLGAVPYPSLVATLLCFTGMALFCGCGHEALANTEVLAETYFARNIQDYVVLSSFIKYFQYVIYGLASFFFLYCILLLAEGFYTTSAVKQTFGEFRSTRCGRCLSLTFIIVTYVLAVIWLAVFAFTAIPVFFFFNMAQTCHTINILAETTPSINQHGWICMDARQYGLLPWNAMPGKACGMTLASICKTKEFFITYDLYIAAFAGAGIALLALFMYVVATTYNYAVLRFLGRKGLRC comes from the exons GTTGTTATGATTGCTGTATCCGCTGCCTGGGGGCAGTGCCCTACCCGTCCCTGGTGGCCACTCTGCTCTGCTTCACCGGCATGGCACTGTTCTGTGGCTGTGGGCACGAGGCACTGGCCAACACAGAGGTTCTCGCCGAGACTTACTTCGCTCGTAACATACAAGACTATGTTGTCCTGTCCTCGTT TATCAAGTACTTCCAGTACGTGATCTATGGCCTGGCCTCTTTCTTCTTCCTTTACTGCATCCTGCTGCTGGCCGAGGGATTCTACACCACCAGTGCCGTCAAGCAGACCTTCGGAGAGTTCCGGAGCACCAGATGTGGCCGCTGCCTTAGTCTGACG TTCATCATTGTGACATACGTCCTGGCAGTGATCTGGCTGGCGGTGTTTGCCTTTACAGCCATacccgtcttcttcttcttcaacatGGCACAGACCTGCCACACCATCAACATCCTGGCTGAGACGACACCCAGCATCAACCAGCATGGCTGGATCTGCATGGATGCCCGGCAGTATG GACTGCTGCCCTGGAATGCAATGCCAGGGAAGGCTTGTGGAATGACCTTGGCATCCATTTGCAAAACAAAAGAG TTCTTCATCACCTATGACCTATATATCGCTGCCTTTGCTGGTGCAGGGATCGCTCTCTTGGCTCTG TTTATGTATGTGGTAGCCACCACATATAACTATGCAGTCCTGCGGTTCCTGGGCAGGAAAGGGCTGCGCTGTTAA